A single Deinococcus aerophilus DNA region contains:
- a CDS encoding ABC transporter permease codes for MRPGDLWRLAALGLLRRPVRAALTALGLAVALGSMVVFLALGEGLRGVFSDVFGSVGPDLQVTRTVGSAPNLLPRADLDPAVLDDLRAVSGELGLKTLLPVAVSLRQSLDPAQSAVFYGLPAASGIGAVFTGVRIQRGRLLGPGDEGQDVAVLGARAAQNLGLTVGDTLAVNRRSRARVVGILQAGNTLTDTFTFLPLDSVQRAFGAGDQLSLVAVSLRRPAEAGQVAAVLNARLGPQGLTVSTRAELLGTVGKVLRSADVLSGALSVIALLVGGLSVVNTVMMGVFERTREFGTLRAIGARPAFVRALVLTETLLLSAAAGVAGLGLSLLGVRAVNVYTRHLAGIDAAALTPRLALLALVVALALGLLAGVFPAHNAGRRSVTAALDRP; via the coding sequence GTGAGGCCGGGTGACCTGTGGCGGCTGGCCGCGCTGGGCCTGCTGCGCCGGCCGGTGCGCGCCGCCCTGACCGCGCTGGGGCTGGCGGTGGCCCTGGGCAGCATGGTGGTCTTTCTGGCGCTGGGCGAGGGCCTGCGTGGAGTCTTCTCCGATGTGTTCGGCAGCGTGGGCCCCGACCTGCAGGTGACGCGGACGGTGGGATCGGCCCCCAACTTGTTGCCGCGCGCCGACCTGGACCCGGCGGTGCTGGACGACTTGCGCGCCGTCTCCGGGGAACTGGGCCTGAAGACCCTGCTGCCGGTGGCGGTCAGCCTGCGCCAGTCTCTGGACCCGGCCCAGAGTGCGGTGTTCTACGGCCTGCCGGCCGCTTCGGGTATCGGGGCGGTGTTCACGGGGGTACGTATTCAGCGCGGGCGCCTGCTGGGCCCGGGGGATGAGGGGCAGGACGTGGCGGTGCTGGGTGCCCGCGCCGCCCAGAACCTGGGGCTGACCGTGGGAGACACTCTGGCCGTCAACCGCCGCAGCCGCGCCCGCGTGGTGGGCATTCTGCAGGCCGGAAACACCCTGACCGATACCTTCACCTTTCTGCCGCTGGACAGCGTGCAGCGTGCCTTCGGAGCGGGAGATCAATTGTCGCTCGTGGCGGTCAGTCTGCGCCGCCCCGCCGAGGCCGGGCAGGTCGCCGCCGTCCTGAACGCGCGTCTGGGACCACAGGGCCTGACGGTCAGCACCCGCGCAGAGCTGCTGGGAACGGTGGGCAAGGTGCTGCGCAGCGCGGACGTGCTCAGCGGGGCGCTGTCGGTGATCGCGCTGCTCGTGGGTGGGCTGTCGGTGGTGAACACGGTGATGATGGGTGTGTTCGAGCGCACCCGCGAATTCGGGACGCTGCGGGCCATCGGGGCGCGCCCGGCCTTCGTGCGGGCGCTGGTCCTGACCGAGACGCTGCTGCTCTCCGCGGCCGCAGGGGTGGCCGGCCTGGGCCTGAGCCTGCTGGGGGTCCGGGCCGTCAATGTATACACCCGGCATCTGGCGGGCATTGACGCGGCGGCCCTGACCCCCCGCCTGGCGTTGCTGGCCCTGGTGGTCGCCCTGGCCCTGGGCCTGCTGGCCGGCGTGTTTCCGGCCCACAACGCCGGTCGCCGGTCGGTCACGGCCGCCCTGGACCGGCCGTAA
- a CDS encoding glycosyltransferase, with the protein MLPLLPIARELVRRGHTVRWYTGAKYAAQVQATGARLEPFVHARDFDDAAFGASFPGRDERRGLRQLHFDIRQIFIGQIEAGVQDLRDLQARWPADAVLADQTLVAALLHAEQGGPPCALLGVLPLGIQSRDTAPFGLGLAPSATTWGRGRNRALHWAAQSLIFGGATRDLNAVCRRLNLPPRAFAPPVSPHLMLQPTVPQFEYPQSDLPPQLHFIGPLTPPAPAHAALPPWWPEIVSGGRPVVLVTQGTLATDARELIVPTLRALAHEQVQVIAAGVRERRVLDTLPANAHAAAFVPFDAVLPHVSVYVTNGGYGGVQAALAHGVPVVAAGRSEDKTEVAARVAHAGTGLNLKTSRPTPERLRRAVLAVLGNSPQRVRAGELGRAMRAHDAPAEAAALLEQLARTGRPVTRAALMD; encoded by the coding sequence GTGCTGCCGCTGCTGCCCATTGCCCGCGAACTCGTGCGGCGCGGACACACCGTCCGCTGGTACACCGGGGCCAAGTACGCCGCGCAGGTACAGGCGACCGGCGCCCGGCTGGAGCCGTTTGTACATGCCCGCGACTTCGACGACGCCGCCTTTGGCGCGAGCTTTCCCGGCCGCGACGAGCGGCGCGGCCTGCGCCAGCTGCACTTCGACATCCGGCAGATCTTCATCGGACAGATCGAGGCAGGGGTGCAGGACCTGCGCGACCTGCAGGCCCGCTGGCCCGCCGACGCCGTGCTGGCCGACCAGACGCTGGTGGCTGCGCTGCTGCATGCCGAGCAGGGGGGGCCGCCGTGCGCCCTGCTCGGCGTGCTGCCGCTGGGCATCCAGAGCCGCGACACCGCGCCCTTCGGCCTGGGGCTGGCTCCCTCGGCCACCACCTGGGGACGCGGACGCAACCGGGCGCTGCACTGGGCGGCGCAGTCGCTGATCTTCGGGGGCGCCACCCGGGACCTGAACGCGGTCTGCCGGCGGCTGAACCTGCCCCCCCGCGCCTTTGCTCCGCCGGTCTCGCCCCACCTGATGCTGCAGCCGACCGTGCCGCAGTTCGAGTACCCACAGAGTGACCTGCCCCCCCAGCTGCATTTCATCGGACCCCTCACGCCGCCGGCCCCCGCACACGCCGCCCTGCCGCCGTGGTGGCCGGAGATCGTCTCCGGCGGGCGGCCGGTGGTGCTCGTCACGCAGGGCACCCTGGCCACCGACGCGCGTGAACTCATCGTGCCGACGCTGCGGGCCCTGGCCCACGAACAGGTGCAGGTCATCGCCGCGGGCGTACGCGAGCGCCGGGTGCTGGACACGCTGCCGGCCAATGCCCACGCGGCAGCCTTCGTGCCCTTTGACGCCGTGCTGCCACACGTCTCCGTGTACGTGACCAACGGGGGCTACGGCGGCGTACAGGCGGCGCTGGCCCACGGCGTTCCGGTGGTGGCGGCCGGCCGCTCCGAGGACAAGACCGAGGTTGCCGCGCGGGTGGCCCACGCCGGCACGGGGCTGAACCTCAAGACCAGCCGCCCCACCCCCGAACGCCTTCGCCGGGCGGTGCTCGCCGTGCTCGGGAACAGTCCTCAGCGCGTGCGGGCGGGCGAACTGGGACGCGCGATGCGCGCGCACGACGCCCCCGCCGAGGCCGCCGCGCTGCTCGAGCAGCTGGCCCGCACCGGCCGGCCCGTCACACGCGCCGCCCTCATGGACTGA
- a CDS encoding M42 family metallopeptidase: protein MEGTLQETPHILDTDRAESARMGRDMAASRKTKTSKAAAPEPQDSVLIAHLRRLVEATGPSGSEEDVVRLIVEAARPLADELSVDAFGNVVATRHAAQPGARRCVISAHMDEIGFRVRQIDPNGFLRLEKVGGMDDRILLAQRLWVRTENQRLLGVIGTRSAHLLTDADRSALVPTTQLYVDIGARSAQQAAEMGVQMGDPAGFVGSLEELGRGSGRYTAHALDDRAGCAALLTVLEGYRDAPPPVTLVAVFSVQEEVGLRGVQALARHLQADVALALDMTAADDTPELGTAHLCLGAGPTVKIMDNSTLAHPAVRRGLMEVARQQNLSVQPELLRGIGTDAGALQYLGGGVAAGAVSVVNRYTHSPVEVLDERDLEEAVDLLRGFLSALPGLDLGFLPPDTAGE from the coding sequence ATGGAGGGCACCCTCCAGGAAACACCGCACATCCTGGACACCGACCGGGCCGAATCCGCCAGAATGGGCCGCGACATGGCCGCTTCCCGAAAGACCAAGACCTCCAAAGCCGCCGCTCCTGAACCACAGGACTCGGTCCTCATCGCCCACCTGCGCCGTCTGGTCGAGGCCACCGGCCCCAGCGGTTCCGAGGAGGACGTGGTGCGCCTGATCGTGGAGGCGGCCCGGCCCCTGGCCGACGAGCTGAGCGTGGACGCCTTCGGCAACGTGGTGGCCACCCGCCACGCGGCCCAGCCCGGCGCGCGGCGCTGCGTCATCTCGGCCCACATGGACGAGATCGGGTTCCGGGTCCGGCAGATTGATCCGAACGGATTTCTGCGGCTGGAGAAGGTGGGCGGCATGGACGACCGCATCCTGCTCGCCCAGCGGCTGTGGGTCCGCACCGAAAACCAGCGTCTGCTGGGTGTGATCGGCACCCGAAGCGCCCACCTGCTCACCGACGCCGACCGCTCGGCCCTGGTGCCCACGACGCAGCTGTACGTGGACATCGGAGCGCGCAGCGCACAGCAGGCCGCCGAGATGGGCGTGCAGATGGGCGACCCTGCCGGCTTCGTGGGCAGCCTGGAGGAACTCGGCCGCGGCAGCGGGCGCTACACCGCGCACGCCCTGGACGACCGGGCCGGGTGCGCGGCGCTGCTCACCGTGCTGGAGGGCTACCGCGACGCGCCCCCGCCCGTGACGCTGGTGGCGGTCTTCTCGGTGCAGGAGGAGGTGGGCCTGCGCGGCGTTCAGGCGCTGGCGCGTCACCTGCAGGCCGATGTGGCCCTGGCCCTGGACATGACGGCGGCGGACGACACCCCCGAACTCGGAACGGCGCACCTGTGCCTGGGCGCCGGCCCCACGGTCAAGATCATGGACAATTCCACCCTGGCCCACCCGGCGGTCCGGCGCGGCCTGATGGAGGTGGCCCGGCAACAGAACCTCAGCGTGCAGCCGGAACTTCTGCGCGGCATCGGCACCGATGCGGGTGCGCTGCAGTACCTGGGCGGCGGGGTTGCGGCGGGGGCCGTCTCGGTGGTCAACCGCTACACCCACAGCCCGGTCGAGGTCCTCGACGAGCGGGACCTGGAAGAAGCCGTTGACCTGCTGCGCGGCTTCCTGAGCGCTCTGCCCGGGCTGGACCTGGGATTCCTGCCCCCGGACACGGCCGGAGAGTAA
- a CDS encoding FAD-dependent oxidoreductase, which produces MPDVLIVGGGPVGLFLGCLLTARGVAVQVLESRSRPGGHSRAIGIHPPALAAFGDVGLARPMLDAGLPILRGLVTGERGVLGELDFATLESGAAAHHPFVLSLPQRDTEAVLRRRLAELAPGAYCPGVEVQELHEHGTQVRVVAAENGARREFTARFVVGADGWRSRVREALGLAFPGKVYPDKYLMGDFPDTTPLNTTALVSLTAGGVVESFPLPRGGRRWVVHTGSTLHTEATARDLSATVLARTGLYVPAAECQMLSAFEVRRHRVPQMVVGRSVLIGDAAHVVSPIGGQGMNLGWLDAAALAPLLVQALDGPQRSSGALNRFGPARLRSARVAARQAELNMSAGRPVGARTQRAREELVRSLLSPASAPLLARAFTMQWL; this is translated from the coding sequence GTGCCTGACGTGCTGATCGTGGGCGGCGGACCGGTGGGGCTGTTTCTGGGGTGTCTGCTCACGGCGCGCGGCGTGGCCGTGCAGGTTCTGGAAAGCCGCTCCCGGCCCGGCGGCCATTCCCGCGCCATCGGCATCCATCCACCTGCCCTGGCGGCATTCGGAGACGTGGGCCTGGCCCGGCCCATGCTGGACGCCGGTCTCCCCATTCTGCGCGGACTGGTCACTGGGGAAAGGGGGGTGCTGGGCGAACTGGACTTCGCCACGCTGGAATCGGGCGCGGCGGCGCACCATCCCTTTGTCCTGTCGCTGCCGCAGCGGGACACCGAGGCAGTGCTGCGGCGGCGGCTTGCCGAACTCGCACCCGGCGCGTACTGCCCGGGGGTCGAGGTGCAGGAGTTGCACGAGCACGGCACACAGGTACGCGTGGTGGCCGCTGAGAACGGAGCGCGCCGCGAATTCACCGCCCGCTTCGTGGTGGGGGCCGACGGCTGGCGCAGCCGCGTGCGTGAAGCGCTGGGGCTGGCCTTTCCGGGCAAGGTCTATCCCGACAAGTACCTGATGGGGGATTTCCCCGACACCACGCCGCTGAACACTACGGCGCTGGTGTCGCTCACGGCGGGCGGGGTGGTCGAGTCCTTTCCCCTGCCGCGCGGTGGCCGGCGCTGGGTGGTCCACACAGGTTCCACCTTGCACACGGAGGCCACAGCCAGGGACCTGAGCGCGACAGTTCTGGCACGAACGGGGCTGTATGTGCCGGCCGCCGAGTGTCAGATGCTCAGCGCCTTTGAGGTCCGCCGTCACCGCGTGCCCCAAATGGTGGTGGGGCGCAGCGTCCTGATTGGAGACGCCGCGCACGTGGTCAGCCCCATCGGAGGACAGGGCATGAATCTGGGCTGGCTGGACGCCGCCGCGCTGGCCCCACTGCTTGTGCAGGCGCTGGACGGTCCGCAACGGAGCAGCGGCGCGCTGAACCGCTTTGGCCCCGCCCGGCTGCGTTCGGCGCGGGTTGCCGCCCGGCAGGCCGAGCTGAACATGTCGGCCGGCCGGCCGGTGGGGGCCCGGACGCAGCGCGCGCGCGAGGAGCTGGTCCGGAGCCTGCTCTCGCCGGCCAGCGCACCGCTGCTCGCGCGGGCCTTCACCATGCAGTGGCTGTGA
- a CDS encoding N-acetylglucosamine-6-phosphate deacetylase — protein MTTGAVFSSVRRAASGSRPFRSDPPAVPGREGRRPPAPRTLAGQVLLPSGAWLAGRVAFTDRIDHITPDPEAPTDRLILPGFIDAHVHGGGGADTMDGAAAVRRVARFHALHGTTTLLPTTITHPWDAVIGALRGVREIMDEGVPGGADVPGAHLEGPFISPGRLGAQPACPLSPLPHLIAEVIALGVVRAVTLAPELPGALDAALALAAQGVRIGIGHTRADAPTVTAFLQALQAAGATSCATHLFNAMGGIEGRTPGVPGALLADPHAFMEIILDGIHVDPTAFLLARAAAPERVTLVSDAMRATGLGDGESELGGQTVMVRGGRATLADGTIAGSVLTLDVALRNAVQAGVPLPEASRMLSAVPARSLGLSDRGVLEPQRRADMVVLDADLGVRAVYVGGRPMPLPECHA, from the coding sequence ATGACCACAGGTGCCGTTTTCAGCTCCGTCCGCCGCGCCGCTTCCGGGTCCCGGCCCTTCCGGTCAGATCCGCCCGCGGTCCCCGGCCGGGAAGGGCGGCGGCCCCCCGCGCCGCGCACGCTGGCCGGACAGGTCCTGTTGCCCTCGGGCGCGTGGCTGGCGGGCCGCGTGGCCTTCACGGACCGCATTGACCACATCACGCCCGATCCCGAGGCACCCACGGACCGGCTGATTCTGCCGGGTTTTATCGACGCCCATGTCCACGGCGGCGGCGGCGCAGACACCATGGACGGCGCGGCCGCAGTCCGGCGGGTGGCCCGGTTTCATGCCCTGCACGGCACCACCACGCTGCTGCCCACCACCATCACGCACCCCTGGGACGCGGTGATCGGGGCGTTGCGCGGCGTCCGCGAGATCATGGACGAGGGCGTGCCGGGCGGAGCCGACGTGCCGGGCGCCCATCTGGAAGGCCCGTTCATCAGTCCGGGGCGGCTGGGGGCCCAGCCCGCGTGTCCCCTGTCGCCGCTGCCCCACCTGATCGCCGAAGTGATCGCCCTCGGCGTGGTGCGGGCCGTGACCCTGGCCCCGGAGCTGCCCGGGGCGCTGGACGCGGCGCTGGCGCTGGCGGCCCAGGGCGTGCGCATCGGTATCGGGCACACGCGGGCAGACGCCCCGACCGTCACGGCCTTCTTGCAGGCCCTGCAGGCAGCGGGCGCCACGAGCTGTGCCACGCACCTGTTCAACGCGATGGGCGGCATCGAGGGCCGGACCCCCGGTGTGCCCGGCGCCCTGCTCGCCGACCCCCACGCCTTCATGGAGATCATCCTGGACGGAATCCACGTGGACCCCACCGCCTTTTTGCTTGCCCGCGCCGCCGCCCCGGAGCGCGTGACCCTGGTCTCGGACGCCATGCGTGCCACCGGTCTGGGCGACGGCGAGAGCGAACTGGGCGGCCAGACCGTGATGGTCCGCGGGGGCCGCGCGACCCTGGCCGACGGAACCATCGCGGGCAGCGTGCTGACCCTGGACGTGGCCCTGCGCAACGCCGTGCAGGCGGGCGTGCCGCTTCCCGAGGCCAGCCGCATGCTGAGCGCGGTGCCCGCCCGCTCGCTGGGCCTGAGCGACCGGGGCGTGCTGGAGCCGCAGCGGCGCGCCGATATGGTGGTCCTCGACGCCGACCTGGGTGTCCGGGCCGTGTATGTCGGCGGGCGGCCCATGCCCCTGCCGGAGTGTCACGCATGA
- a CDS encoding SIS domain-containing protein, with product MNPAPSAANPLMLREAREAPEVITRQLAHNAGAAQELAHTLRERRPPYAVTLARGSSDHACTVLKYALETQLSLPVASLGPSVHTLYGTRLDLSGALVIAVSQSGASPDVVENVHMAREAGALTVALVNVEDSDLAQTAEFVLPLRCGEERAVAATKSYLASLTALLPVIAHLNPHGGLMDALHGLPEALRRTLELEDAARALAGRYAFAQNLLVLARGLHYGVAQEAALKLKETCGIHAEAYSAAEFSHGPKRLLAEGLPLLGFAPADAAEAATQAAYADLRAAGADLRTLGPAAGSTLTTPPTGHALTDPVPSALAFYLFAGHLALGRGLDPDAPPLLSKVTRTR from the coding sequence ATGAACCCCGCTCCCTCGGCCGCCAACCCCCTGATGCTGCGCGAGGCCCGCGAGGCCCCGGAGGTGATCACCCGGCAGCTGGCCCACAACGCCGGAGCGGCCCAGGAACTGGCCCACACCCTGCGCGAACGCCGCCCTCCCTACGCCGTGACCCTGGCGCGCGGCAGCAGCGACCACGCCTGCACGGTGTTGAAGTACGCGCTGGAAACCCAGCTGTCGTTGCCGGTCGCCTCGCTGGGACCCAGCGTTCATACCCTCTACGGCACCCGGCTGGACCTGAGCGGGGCGCTGGTCATTGCGGTGTCCCAGTCCGGGGCCAGCCCGGACGTGGTGGAAAACGTGCACATGGCGCGCGAGGCCGGCGCGTTGACGGTCGCGCTGGTGAATGTGGAGGACAGTGATCTGGCGCAGACGGCCGAGTTCGTATTGCCGCTGCGCTGCGGCGAGGAGCGGGCGGTGGCGGCCACCAAGAGTTACCTCGCCAGTCTGACGGCCCTGCTGCCCGTGATCGCCCACCTCAACCCACACGGCGGCCTGATGGACGCCCTGCACGGTCTGCCCGAGGCCCTGCGCCGCACCCTGGAACTGGAGGACGCCGCCCGTGCGCTGGCGGGCCGCTACGCCTTTGCCCAGAACCTGCTTGTGCTCGCGCGTGGGCTGCACTACGGGGTGGCGCAGGAGGCGGCCCTCAAGCTCAAGGAAACCTGCGGCATCCACGCCGAGGCCTACAGCGCCGCCGAATTCAGCCACGGTCCCAAGCGCCTGCTTGCCGAGGGCCTGCCGCTCCTGGGCTTCGCTCCGGCCGATGCGGCGGAGGCAGCCACCCAGGCGGCTTACGCCGACCTGCGCGCGGCGGGAGCCGACCTGCGGACCCTGGGGCCGGCGGCGGGCAGCACCCTGACCACCCCCCCCACCGGCCACGCCCTGACCGACCCGGTGCCCAGCGCCCTGGCGTTCTACCTGTTTGCCGGCCACCTGGCCCTGGGCCGGGGGCTGGACCCCGACGCCCCGCCCCTGCTGAGCAAGGTCACACGGACGCGCTGA
- a CDS encoding glycosyl-4,4'-diaponeurosporenoate acyltransferase CrtO family protein, producing the protein MVGHGARTRGAAAWGRVALAALPLVGAAWVWGRVMGIHHLGFVLGLQVLLMWWALYLLHTARPGLRGGWFHVHGWEDALYQRLGVRAFGTLLRTVGWERVRQRARGFDGTRASLRRLEHSTREAEYSHLLLALVCVALSGGFAGWGAPDTAGWLLLTTVPVHLYPALLQRSVRGRLQRAGISP; encoded by the coding sequence ATGGTCGGGCATGGAGCCCGGACCCGGGGGGCTGCGGCGTGGGGCCGGGTCGCGCTGGCCGCGCTGCCGCTGGTCGGCGCGGCCTGGGTCTGGGGCCGGGTGATGGGGATTCACCACCTGGGCTTCGTGCTGGGCCTTCAGGTGCTGCTGATGTGGTGGGCGCTGTACCTGCTGCACACGGCCCGCCCGGGCCTGAGGGGAGGGTGGTTCCATGTTCACGGGTGGGAGGACGCGCTGTATCAGCGCCTGGGCGTGCGTGCCTTCGGGACGCTGCTGCGTACCGTGGGCTGGGAGCGGGTGCGGCAGCGCGCCCGGGGCTTTGACGGTACCCGGGCGTCCCTGCGCCGGCTCGAACACTCCACCCGCGAGGCGGAATACAGCCACCTGCTGCTTGCGCTGGTCTGCGTGGCCCTGAGCGGGGGGTTTGCCGGGTGGGGGGCCCCCGATACGGCCGGCTGGCTGCTGCTGACGACCGTGCCGGTGCATCTGTACCCGGCTCTGCTGCAGCGCAGTGTGCGCGGGCGGCTTCAACGGGCCGGAATCAGTCCATGA